In Daucus carota subsp. sativus chromosome 4, DH1 v3.0, whole genome shotgun sequence, one DNA window encodes the following:
- the LOC108219417 gene encoding uncharacterized protein LOC108219417 isoform X1 yields the protein MYVQHIRENNKEKWLQLGDSCVGRERERECTINTCLPSFITTKIHTVTCIYPPQQYPPPLCIYYLHNYTVFYRGSGVCTDALEMGKISQQQLPLHQQEIDGVGSSDHSGICFSMWGASKLCKVCNLRCLVVLILSVSVFLSAIRWGLPHHSKKSGFDAKSEIKNSATVQAYFRLQRPVSVLIPFMSKLEYDINEEIGIPSTKVAILSMHPAHVVNSTDVIFGMLSDPISAPINAIYLSVLRSSFVGLFQKQVNLTVTNSTFGQPALFESVKFPGGITVIPKKSASPWQIPQIFFNFTLHNTIKDIEQNFDDFKVQLTSGLHLAPDENIYVQVTNEIGSTVDTPVTVQISVTSDQGGILPQRLKQLAQTITGSHSKNLGLDNSVFGKVKQIRLSSYLRNTLHASSPTPSPAPSPGGNEYTEPSYSPDISPSYAPAPLPHLRHKSPCYDCAAPSPSVGNNPISPSPYHQHYSPNPKSNSPEPSNVYTHAPHPSPHCGSENSPSPAPSQSKPVPPSPLSPALSNPLTPTLSPHSSTPATPMAPTSQTIPGLSPLPAVAYSSSPGKGRINGMSSDTSSSSSFSSKTWTFLIFMLLTLHQLCWV from the exons ATGTATGTTCAACATATAAgggaaaataataaagaaaagtGGCTGCAACTCGGTGACAGTTGTGtgggaagagagagagagagagagtgcacCATCAACACTTGTCTTCCATCCTTCATCACCACCAAAATACACACAGTAACTTGTATCTATCCTCCACAGCAATACCCTCCTCCACTTTGTATCTATTATCTTCATAACTACACAGTGTTTTATAGAGGTAGTGGGGTTTGTACAGATGCTCTTGAAATGGGGAAAATCAGCCAGCAGCAGTTGCCTTTGCATCAACAAGAAATTGATGGAGTTGGGTCTTCTGATCACTCTGGGATCTGTTTTTCAATGTGGGGTGCCTCTAAATTGTGTAAAGTTTGCAACTTGAGGTGTCTTGTGGTTCTGATTCTCAGTGTTTCTGTCTTTCTTTCTGCTATTCGTTGGGGCTTGCCTCATCACTCTAAGAAATCTGGTTTTGATGCTAAATCTGAAATCAAGAATAGTG CGACGGTTCAGGCTTACTTCAGACTGCAGAGGCCGGTGTCGGTACTCATTCCATTCATGAGTAAACTTGAATATGATATCAATGAGGAAATAGGAATCCCTTCTACAAAG GTTGCAATCCTCTCAATGCACCCTGCACATGTAGTAAATTCGACAGATGTGATCTTTGGCATGCTTTCTGATCCCATAAGTGCTCCAATAAACGCAATTTATCTGAGTGTGCTAAGATCATCTTTCGTGGGATTGTTTCAGAAACAAGTAAACCTGACAGTGACAAATTCAACATTTGGGCAGCCAGCTTTGTTTGAGAGTGTAAAATTTCCAGGCGGTATCACTGTGATCCCTAAAAAATCTGCTTCCCCTTGGCAGATACCGCAAATCTTCTTTAATTTTACCCTCCATAATACGATAAAAGATATAGAACAAAATTTTGATGATTTCAAGGTTCAGCTAACATCGGGGTTACATTTGGCACCAGACGAG AATATTTATGTGCAGGTCACAAATGAAATCGGCTCAACTGTGGATACCCCTGTTACAGTTCAGATTTCAGTTACATCAGACCAAGGGGGCATACTACCCCAGAGATTGAAGCAGTTGGCTCAAACAATCACAGGGTCGCACTCAAAAAATCTTGGTCTTGACAACTCTGTTTTTGGTAAAGTTAAGCAAATTCGTCTATCGTCATACCTCAGGAACACTCTTCATGCTTCCTCTCCGACACCTTCTCCTGCACCCTCTCCGGGAGGAAATGAATACACAGAGCCTTCATATTCTCCAGATATTTCTCCATCATATGCACCAGCTCCTTTGCCCCACCTTCGTCATAAATCACCTTGTTATGACTGTGCCGCTCCCTCACCATCTGTTGGCAACAACCCAATCTCACCAAGTCCTTACCATCAACATTATTCTCCAAACCCCAAATCAAATTCTCCTGAACCTTCAAATGTTTATACCCATGCTCCTCACCCTAGTCCACATTGTGGTTCTGAAAATTCACCAAGCCCTGCGCCGTCTCAGTCTAAGCCAGTTCCTCCAAGCCCCTTGTCTCCAGCTCTATCTAACCCACTTACTCCCACACTTTCACCTCATTCTTCCACTCCTGCAACTCCCATGGCTCCCACCTCTCAGACAATCCCAGGTCTTTCTCCGCTACCAGCTGTAGCCTATAGCTCTAGTCCAGGTAAGGGAAGGATAAATGGAATGAGTTCAGATACTTCATCCTCATCAT CCTTT
- the LOC108219417 gene encoding uncharacterized protein LOC108219417 isoform X2, producing MGKISQQQLPLHQQEIDGVGSSDHSGICFSMWGASKLCKVCNLRCLVVLILSVSVFLSAIRWGLPHHSKKSGFDAKSEIKNSATVQAYFRLQRPVSVLIPFMSKLEYDINEEIGIPSTKVAILSMHPAHVVNSTDVIFGMLSDPISAPINAIYLSVLRSSFVGLFQKQVNLTVTNSTFGQPALFESVKFPGGITVIPKKSASPWQIPQIFFNFTLHNTIKDIEQNFDDFKVQLTSGLHLAPDENIYVQVTNEIGSTVDTPVTVQISVTSDQGGILPQRLKQLAQTITGSHSKNLGLDNSVFGKVKQIRLSSYLRNTLHASSPTPSPAPSPGGNEYTEPSYSPDISPSYAPAPLPHLRHKSPCYDCAAPSPSVGNNPISPSPYHQHYSPNPKSNSPEPSNVYTHAPHPSPHCGSENSPSPAPSQSKPVPPSPLSPALSNPLTPTLSPHSSTPATPMAPTSQTIPGLSPLPAVAYSSSPAFSSKTWTFLIFMLLTLHQLCWV from the exons ATGGGGAAAATCAGCCAGCAGCAGTTGCCTTTGCATCAACAAGAAATTGATGGAGTTGGGTCTTCTGATCACTCTGGGATCTGTTTTTCAATGTGGGGTGCCTCTAAATTGTGTAAAGTTTGCAACTTGAGGTGTCTTGTGGTTCTGATTCTCAGTGTTTCTGTCTTTCTTTCTGCTATTCGTTGGGGCTTGCCTCATCACTCTAAGAAATCTGGTTTTGATGCTAAATCTGAAATCAAGAATAGTG CGACGGTTCAGGCTTACTTCAGACTGCAGAGGCCGGTGTCGGTACTCATTCCATTCATGAGTAAACTTGAATATGATATCAATGAGGAAATAGGAATCCCTTCTACAAAG GTTGCAATCCTCTCAATGCACCCTGCACATGTAGTAAATTCGACAGATGTGATCTTTGGCATGCTTTCTGATCCCATAAGTGCTCCAATAAACGCAATTTATCTGAGTGTGCTAAGATCATCTTTCGTGGGATTGTTTCAGAAACAAGTAAACCTGACAGTGACAAATTCAACATTTGGGCAGCCAGCTTTGTTTGAGAGTGTAAAATTTCCAGGCGGTATCACTGTGATCCCTAAAAAATCTGCTTCCCCTTGGCAGATACCGCAAATCTTCTTTAATTTTACCCTCCATAATACGATAAAAGATATAGAACAAAATTTTGATGATTTCAAGGTTCAGCTAACATCGGGGTTACATTTGGCACCAGACGAG AATATTTATGTGCAGGTCACAAATGAAATCGGCTCAACTGTGGATACCCCTGTTACAGTTCAGATTTCAGTTACATCAGACCAAGGGGGCATACTACCCCAGAGATTGAAGCAGTTGGCTCAAACAATCACAGGGTCGCACTCAAAAAATCTTGGTCTTGACAACTCTGTTTTTGGTAAAGTTAAGCAAATTCGTCTATCGTCATACCTCAGGAACACTCTTCATGCTTCCTCTCCGACACCTTCTCCTGCACCCTCTCCGGGAGGAAATGAATACACAGAGCCTTCATATTCTCCAGATATTTCTCCATCATATGCACCAGCTCCTTTGCCCCACCTTCGTCATAAATCACCTTGTTATGACTGTGCCGCTCCCTCACCATCTGTTGGCAACAACCCAATCTCACCAAGTCCTTACCATCAACATTATTCTCCAAACCCCAAATCAAATTCTCCTGAACCTTCAAATGTTTATACCCATGCTCCTCACCCTAGTCCACATTGTGGTTCTGAAAATTCACCAAGCCCTGCGCCGTCTCAGTCTAAGCCAGTTCCTCCAAGCCCCTTGTCTCCAGCTCTATCTAACCCACTTACTCCCACACTTTCACCTCATTCTTCCACTCCTGCAACTCCCATGGCTCCCACCTCTCAGACAATCCCAGGTCTTTCTCCGCTACCAGCTGTAGCCTATAGCTCTAGTCCAG CCTTT